One genomic segment of Caldimonas brevitalea includes these proteins:
- a CDS encoding ATP-binding protein has protein sequence MKPFIPKPWHVVGLMAVSTGLVLSFWQDKSVADRLLPHGYCFTWSPTLLSMHVISDAVIGLAYVTIPLTLMHLVRRRGDLPFNWMFLLFALFIVSCGTTHFMEVWTVWRPNYWLSGSVKVVTAAASVLTAFALIRLVPQALGLPSVHHLKEAMAALEDEATRREQMLAEAERLRVAAEAASRAKSDFLATMSHEIRTPMNGILGTADLLVRAPLGERERALAETLLRSSRSLLGILNDILDLSKIEANELHVGAEAFDPRHLLEEVRDLFLSYAGSKGLELTIDIDPGVPHGVIGDPDRVRQVLSNLVSNAVKFASTGTVHLRLTARFGSGEGVSEPPTLRFQVDDPGPGIPPEARERLFQPFRQLDSSIARRHGGTGLGLAISQRLVQLMGGSIDFCSTPGEGTSFWFELPTPLAQAVPVPGPRQEPPELRFAHSGAAPLVPADPLQPLPEVGAPRILVVEDNPVNGLVLEAQLAGLGCACDVATDGEEALRRLEADGYDLVLMDCMLPGLSGYEVCQRWRTIERERGRGRVPIIALTANALASNAEEARAAGMDDFLTKPCTVDKLGRTVRRWLLGEGGNTLRRSKL, from the coding sequence ATGAAACCGTTCATCCCAAAGCCTTGGCATGTCGTCGGGCTGATGGCCGTCAGCACGGGACTGGTTCTCAGCTTCTGGCAGGACAAAAGCGTCGCCGATCGGTTACTGCCGCACGGTTACTGCTTCACTTGGAGCCCCACGCTGCTCAGCATGCATGTGATCAGCGACGCGGTGATCGGGCTGGCCTACGTGACGATCCCGCTGACCCTGATGCACCTGGTGCGCCGACGAGGAGACCTGCCCTTCAACTGGATGTTCCTGCTGTTCGCGTTGTTCATCGTGAGCTGCGGTACCACTCATTTCATGGAGGTGTGGACGGTGTGGCGGCCGAACTACTGGTTGTCCGGCAGCGTGAAAGTGGTCACCGCGGCCGCGTCCGTGCTCACTGCGTTCGCGCTCATCCGGTTGGTGCCACAAGCCTTGGGTCTCCCGTCGGTGCATCACCTGAAGGAAGCGATGGCCGCGCTAGAGGACGAGGCCACCCGCCGCGAGCAGATGCTGGCAGAGGCCGAGCGGCTGCGCGTGGCCGCCGAAGCGGCGAGCCGCGCCAAGTCTGACTTTCTGGCAACGATGAGCCATGAGATCCGCACGCCGATGAACGGCATCCTGGGCACTGCCGACTTGCTCGTGCGGGCGCCGCTGGGCGAACGCGAGCGCGCCCTCGCCGAAACGCTGCTGCGTTCGAGCCGGTCGCTGCTCGGCATCCTCAACGACATCCTCGATCTGTCCAAGATCGAGGCCAACGAGCTGCATGTGGGCGCGGAAGCGTTCGACCCCCGGCACTTGCTGGAGGAAGTCCGCGACCTGTTTCTGAGCTATGCCGGCAGCAAAGGCCTGGAGCTCACAATCGACATCGACCCCGGGGTGCCGCACGGTGTGATCGGCGACCCCGACCGTGTGCGGCAAGTGTTGAGCAACTTGGTCAGCAATGCCGTCAAGTTCGCGTCCACCGGCACCGTCCATCTGCGCCTGACGGCCCGCTTCGGCAGCGGCGAGGGAGTCAGCGAGCCGCCCACGCTGCGCTTCCAGGTCGACGATCCAGGTCCGGGGATTCCACCTGAAGCCCGGGAGCGCCTGTTCCAGCCCTTCCGCCAACTGGACAGCTCGATTGCCCGGCGTCATGGCGGCACAGGCTTGGGGCTCGCCATTTCTCAACGTCTCGTGCAACTGATGGGCGGCAGCATCGATTTCTGCAGCACCCCGGGCGAAGGCACGAGTTTCTGGTTCGAGTTGCCGACGCCCCTTGCCCAGGCTGTGCCGGTGCCTGGCCCGCGGCAGGAGCCCCCGGAACTGCGCTTTGCGCACAGCGGTGCCGCTCCGCTCGTGCCAGCCGACCCGTTACAGCCTCTGCCCGAAGTCGGGGCACCGCGCATCTTGGTCGTCGAAGACAACCCGGTGAATGGACTTGTGCTCGAGGCGCAGCTGGCCGGGCTGGGTTGCGCTTGCGACGTTGCGACCGACGGAGAGGAGGCCCTGCGTCGCCTCGAGGCCGACGGGTACGACCTGGTGCTGATGGACTGCATGTTGCCGGGCCTGTCGGGCTACGAGGTGTGCCAACGCTGGCGCACCATCGAGCGGGAGCGCGGGCGGGGCCGTGTACCGATCATTGCGCTCACCGCCAATGCGCTTGCAAGCAACGCCGAGGAGGCACGTGCCGCCGGCATGGATGACTTTCTGACAAAACCCTGTACGGTGGACAAACTCGGGCGGACCGTGCGGCGTTGGCTGCTCGGCGAGGGCGGGAACACATTGCGACGGTCGAAGCTGTAG
- the smpB gene encoding SsrA-binding protein SmpB, whose product MSIAENRKARFDYLIEERFETGVVLEGWEVKAIRSGQVQLTDGYVVVRDGELYLIGCRINALRSASTHVKPEADRTKKLLMHKDQIRRLIGKVEQKGYTLVPLDLHYKAGLVKAEIALAKGKQQHDKRETEKKRDWEREKGRLMRHKVSSGPKSEG is encoded by the coding sequence ATGTCCATTGCTGAAAACAGGAAAGCCCGGTTCGACTACCTGATCGAGGAGCGCTTCGAGACCGGTGTCGTGCTCGAAGGCTGGGAGGTCAAGGCGATCCGCTCGGGCCAGGTGCAACTGACCGACGGCTATGTGGTGGTGCGCGACGGCGAGCTGTACCTGATCGGCTGCCGCATCAACGCGTTGCGCTCGGCGTCGACCCATGTGAAGCCCGAGGCCGACCGGACCAAGAAGCTGCTGATGCACAAGGATCAGATCCGCCGCCTGATCGGCAAGGTCGAGCAAAAGGGCTACACGCTGGTGCCGCTCGACCTGCATTACAAGGCCGGCCTGGTCAAGGCCGAGATTGCGCTGGCCAAGGGCAAGCAGCAGCACGACAAGCGCGAAACCGAGAAGAAGCGCGACTGGGAGCGCGAAAAGGGCCGTTTGATGCGGCACAAGGTGTCGTCGGGCCCGAAGAGCGAGGGCTGA
- a CDS encoding RnfH family protein, with amino-acid sequence MAPDEGSGDRCRVEVVYSPAPGEIDSVNLTLAPGATVLHALRASGVLARHPEIDLAQPRVGVWGRLKGLSDPLRDRDRVEVYRPLKVDPKEARRLRYRGHRERKAGTRTQGS; translated from the coding sequence ATGGCCCCCGATGAGGGTTCGGGCGACCGGTGCCGCGTCGAGGTGGTCTACAGCCCCGCGCCCGGTGAGATCGACAGCGTCAACCTCACGCTCGCGCCAGGCGCCACCGTGTTGCACGCGCTGCGCGCCAGCGGTGTCCTGGCGCGGCACCCGGAGATCGACCTCGCGCAACCACGGGTGGGTGTGTGGGGGCGTCTGAAGGGCTTGAGCGACCCCCTGCGCGACCGCGACCGTGTCGAGGTCTACCGGCCCCTGAAAGTCGATCCGAAAGAGGCGCGGCGCTTGCGCTATCGCGGCCACCGCGAGCGCAAGGCCGGGACGAGGACGCAGGGCAGCTGA
- a CDS encoding cystathionine beta-lyase, with the protein MTEKAAEPPVSSTALIHHAYQPPAGFEGLAPGVYKASTVVFPNVAALRARNWREKTGYTYGLHGTPTTFTLEERIATLEGGRQTLLAPSGLAAIALVNAALLRQGDEVLIPDNAYGPNKELARHELEAWGVRHRFYDPMDAGAFAALIGPHTRLAWLEAPGSVTMEFPDLVGLVRACRERGVTVALDNTWGAGLAFNPFALGAAGPAPSGVDISVHALTKYPSGGGDVLMGAVTTVDEALHLKLKFAHMRLGLGVGANDVELVLRGLPTLALRYQAHDAAARQVADFLRQRPEVTQLLHPAFPESPGHTHWARLCHGAAGLFSVVFDERFAPARVDAFVDALKLFRIGYSWGGPVSLAVPYDVPAMRSATRWPWRGTLVRFSIGLERPDDLIEDLRAALDALHG; encoded by the coding sequence ATGACGGAAAAAGCGGCAGAACCGCCGGTGTCCAGCACCGCGCTGATCCACCATGCCTACCAGCCGCCCGCAGGCTTCGAGGGGCTGGCGCCGGGAGTCTACAAGGCTTCCACGGTCGTGTTCCCCAACGTGGCTGCGCTGCGCGCGCGCAACTGGCGGGAGAAGACCGGCTACACCTACGGGCTGCACGGTACCCCCACCACGTTCACGCTGGAGGAGCGCATCGCGACGCTCGAGGGGGGCCGCCAGACCTTGCTGGCGCCGAGCGGCCTGGCCGCCATCGCGCTGGTCAACGCCGCCTTGCTGCGCCAGGGCGACGAAGTGCTGATACCGGACAACGCCTACGGCCCCAACAAGGAGCTGGCCCGCCACGAGCTCGAAGCTTGGGGTGTGCGTCACCGGTTCTACGACCCGATGGACGCCGGCGCCTTCGCGGCGCTGATCGGTCCTCACACCCGCCTGGCCTGGCTCGAAGCGCCCGGCTCGGTGACGATGGAGTTCCCCGACCTGGTCGGCTTGGTGCGCGCCTGCCGCGAGCGGGGCGTGACCGTGGCGTTGGACAACACCTGGGGCGCCGGCCTCGCGTTCAATCCGTTCGCCTTGGGCGCCGCCGGCCCCGCGCCGTCGGGTGTCGACATCTCGGTTCACGCACTCACCAAATACCCCTCGGGGGGCGGTGACGTGCTGATGGGCGCCGTCACCACCGTCGACGAAGCCTTGCATCTGAAGCTGAAGTTTGCGCACATGCGCCTGGGTTTGGGCGTCGGCGCCAACGACGTCGAACTGGTGCTGCGCGGCCTGCCGACGCTCGCGCTGCGCTACCAGGCGCACGACGCGGCGGCTCGGCAGGTGGCCGACTTCCTGCGCCAGCGGCCCGAGGTGACGCAGCTGCTGCACCCGGCTTTCCCCGAGTCCCCCGGCCACACGCATTGGGCGCGCCTGTGCCACGGTGCTGCAGGGCTGTTCTCGGTCGTCTTCGACGAGCGTTTTGCGCCGGCCCGCGTCGACGCCTTCGTCGACGCGCTCAAATTGTTCCGCATCGGCTATTCGTGGGGCGGCCCGGTCAGCCTGGCCGTGCCCTACGACGTCCCGGCCATGCGCAGCGCCACCCGGTGGCCGTGGCGCGGCACCCTGGTGCGGTTCTCGATCGGCCTGGAACGGCCGGATGACTTGATCGAAGACCTGCGCGCCGCGCTCGACGCGCTACACGGCTGA
- the guaB gene encoding IMP dehydrogenase produces the protein MRLLGKALTFDDVLLVPAFSQVLPRDTSLATRLSRNITLNLPLVSAAMDTVTEARLAIAIAQEGGIGIVHKNLSAKLQAAEVAKVKRYESGVLRDPITIPPTLSVRQVMELSRQHGVSGFPVLEGKTVVGIVTGRDLRFETRLDVPVRDIMTPRERLVTVSETASLAEGKALMHKHKLERVLVVNEAFELRGLMTVKDITKQTTFPNAARDSHGKLRVGAAVGVGEGTEERVELLVKAGVDAIVVDTAHGHSKGVLDRVRWVKQNFPDVDVIGGNIATGAAALALVEHGADAVKVGIGPGSICTTRIVAGVGVPQITAIDNVATALKGSGVPLIADGGIRYSGDIAKAIAAGASTVMMGGMFAGTEEAPGEVILYQGRSYKSYRGMGSIGAMKAGSADRYFQENDEAVNPNADKFVPEGIEGRVPYKGSVVAILYQMAGGLRASMGYCGCAGIEEMRNRAEFVEITAAGIRESHVHDVQITKEAPNYRVE, from the coding sequence ATGCGCCTGCTCGGTAAAGCGCTCACCTTCGACGACGTTCTGTTGGTGCCGGCTTTCTCCCAAGTGTTGCCCCGCGACACGTCTCTTGCGACCCGCCTTTCCCGCAATATCACGCTGAACCTGCCACTCGTGTCCGCCGCGATGGACACGGTGACCGAGGCGCGCCTTGCGATCGCGATCGCCCAGGAAGGCGGCATCGGCATCGTCCACAAGAACCTGAGCGCCAAGCTGCAGGCGGCCGAGGTGGCCAAGGTCAAGCGTTACGAGTCGGGCGTGCTGCGCGACCCGATCACCATCCCGCCCACGCTCAGCGTGCGCCAGGTCATGGAGCTGTCGCGCCAGCATGGCGTGTCGGGCTTCCCGGTGCTCGAGGGCAAGACCGTGGTGGGCATCGTCACCGGCCGTGACCTGCGTTTCGAGACCCGCCTCGACGTGCCGGTGCGCGACATCATGACGCCGCGTGAGCGGCTCGTCACCGTCAGCGAAACCGCCTCGCTCGCCGAGGGCAAGGCCCTGATGCACAAGCACAAGCTCGAGCGCGTGCTGGTGGTCAACGAAGCCTTCGAGTTGCGCGGCCTGATGACCGTCAAGGACATCACCAAGCAGACCACCTTCCCGAACGCCGCCCGCGACTCGCACGGCAAGCTGCGCGTCGGCGCCGCGGTCGGTGTGGGCGAGGGCACCGAAGAGCGCGTCGAACTGCTGGTCAAGGCCGGTGTCGACGCGATCGTGGTCGACACCGCGCACGGCCACAGCAAGGGCGTGCTCGACCGGGTGCGCTGGGTCAAGCAGAACTTCCCCGACGTCGACGTCATCGGCGGCAACATCGCCACCGGTGCCGCCGCGCTGGCGCTGGTCGAGCATGGTGCCGACGCCGTCAAGGTCGGCATCGGCCCCGGCTCCATCTGCACCACCCGCATCGTCGCCGGTGTCGGCGTGCCGCAGATCACTGCGATCGACAATGTCGCCACCGCGCTCAAAGGCTCCGGCGTGCCCCTGATCGCCGACGGCGGCATCCGCTATTCGGGCGACATCGCCAAGGCCATCGCGGCCGGTGCCAGCACCGTGATGATGGGCGGCATGTTCGCCGGCACCGAAGAGGCGCCCGGCGAGGTCATCCTCTACCAGGGACGCAGCTACAAGAGCTACCGGGGCATGGGCTCGATCGGCGCGATGAAGGCCGGTTCGGCCGACCGCTACTTCCAAGAGAACGACGAAGCCGTCAACCCCAACGCCGACAAGTTCGTGCCCGAGGGCATCGAGGGCCGCGTGCCCTACAAGGGCTCGGTGGTCGCCATCCTGTACCAGATGGCCGGCGGCCTGCGCGCCTCGATGGGCTATTGCGGCTGTGCCGGCATCGAAGAGATGCGCAACCGGGCCGAGTTCGTCGAAATCACCGCGGCCGGCATCCGCGAGAGCCACGTCCACGACGTGCAGATCACCAAGGAAGCGCCCAACTATCGCGTCGAATGA
- the guaA gene encoding glutamine-hydrolyzing GMP synthase, translating into MHDKILILDFGSQVTQLIARRVREAHVYCEIHPNDVSDDFVRQFAPKGIILSGSHGSTYEAHDLRAPQAVFELGVPVFGICYGMQTMANQLGGKVEWSDHREFGYAEVRAHGHTKLLEAIEDFSTAEGHGMLKVWMSHGDKVTGLPPGFKRMASTPSCEIAGMADEDRRFYAVQFHPEVTHTLKGRDMLNRFVLQICGAKPDWVMGDYIAEAVERIRQQVGDEEVILGLSGGVDSSVAAALIHRAIGDQLTCVFVDHGLLRLNEGHMVMEMFARNLGVKVVHVDASEQFMGHLQGVTDPEAKRKIIGREFVEVFQAEAKKLTNAKWLAQGTIYPDVIESAGGKTKKATTIKSHHNVGGLPETLGLKLLEPLRELFKDEVRELGVALGLPHEMVYRHPFPGPGLGVRILGEVKREYAELLRRADAIFIEELRATVDGPSGKSWYDLTSQAFAVFLPVKSVGVMGDGRTYDYVVALRAVQTSDFMTADWAELPYSLLKRVSGRIINEVRGINRVTYDVSSKPPATIEWE; encoded by the coding sequence GTGCACGACAAGATCCTCATCCTCGACTTCGGCTCCCAGGTCACGCAGCTGATCGCACGGCGCGTGCGCGAAGCGCATGTCTATTGCGAGATCCATCCCAACGACGTCTCCGACGACTTCGTGCGCCAGTTCGCACCCAAGGGCATCATCCTGTCGGGCAGCCACGGCAGCACCTACGAGGCGCACGACCTGCGCGCCCCGCAAGCGGTGTTCGAGCTGGGCGTGCCGGTGTTCGGCATCTGCTACGGCATGCAGACCATGGCCAACCAGCTGGGCGGCAAGGTCGAGTGGAGCGACCACCGCGAGTTCGGCTATGCCGAGGTGCGGGCCCACGGCCACACCAAGCTGCTCGAAGCCATCGAGGACTTCTCGACCGCCGAGGGCCACGGCATGCTCAAGGTCTGGATGAGCCACGGCGACAAGGTCACCGGCCTGCCGCCCGGCTTCAAGCGCATGGCCTCAACGCCGTCGTGCGAGATCGCCGGCATGGCCGACGAAGACCGGCGCTTCTATGCGGTGCAGTTCCACCCCGAGGTCACGCACACCCTCAAGGGCCGCGACATGCTCAACCGCTTCGTGCTGCAGATCTGCGGCGCCAAGCCCGATTGGGTGATGGGCGACTACATCGCCGAGGCGGTCGAGCGCATCCGCCAGCAGGTCGGTGACGAAGAGGTCATCCTGGGCCTGTCGGGCGGTGTCGATTCGAGCGTCGCCGCTGCGCTGATCCACCGCGCCATCGGCGACCAGCTCACCTGCGTGTTCGTCGACCATGGCCTGCTGCGCCTGAACGAAGGCCACATGGTGATGGAGATGTTCGCCCGCAACCTCGGCGTCAAGGTCGTGCATGTCGACGCGAGCGAGCAGTTCATGGGCCATCTGCAGGGCGTGACCGACCCCGAGGCCAAGCGCAAGATCATCGGCCGCGAGTTCGTCGAGGTGTTCCAGGCCGAGGCCAAGAAGCTGACCAACGCGAAGTGGCTGGCGCAGGGCACCATCTACCCCGACGTCATCGAGTCGGCCGGCGGCAAGACCAAGAAGGCCACCACGATCAAGAGCCACCACAACGTCGGCGGCTTGCCCGAGACGCTGGGCCTGAAGCTGCTCGAGCCGCTGCGCGAGCTGTTCAAGGACGAGGTGCGCGAGCTGGGCGTCGCGCTCGGCCTGCCGCACGAGATGGTCTACCGCCACCCGTTCCCCGGCCCCGGTCTCGGCGTGCGCATCCTCGGCGAGGTCAAGCGCGAGTATGCCGAGCTGCTGCGCCGCGCCGATGCGATCTTCATCGAAGAGCTGCGCGCCACCGTCGACGGGCCCAGCGGCAAGAGCTGGTACGACCTGACCAGCCAGGCCTTTGCGGTGTTTTTGCCGGTCAAGAGCGTTGGCGTGATGGGCGACGGCCGCACCTACGACTATGTCGTCGCGCTGCGCGCTGTCCAGACCAGCGACTTCATGACGGCCGACTGGGCCGAGCTGCCGTACAGCCTGCTCAAGCGCGTCTCCGGCCGCATCATCAACGAGGTGCGTGGCATCAACCGCGTCACCTACGACGTGTCGTCCAAGCCGCCTGCCACCATTGAATGGGAGTAA
- a CDS encoding DUF4124 domain-containing protein, translating to MKNVSLRVLTAVVGMTLGLAASLPAAAQWKWRDASGKVQYSDRPPPASVTDKDVLQRPAGARKATPPVPATEASAPAAPVAKPAAPGVDKELEERRKKEAQEQEAKAKAEEERLAKARAENCTRAKNYQQTLDSGIRIARTNEKGEREILDDAARAKEVERAKQVIASDCK from the coding sequence ATGAAAAACGTCTCGCTTCGCGTGCTGACCGCCGTCGTCGGCATGACGCTCGGCCTCGCCGCCAGCCTGCCCGCGGCGGCTCAATGGAAGTGGCGCGACGCCAGCGGCAAGGTTCAGTACAGCGACCGCCCGCCACCGGCTTCAGTGACCGACAAAGACGTGCTGCAGCGACCGGCCGGCGCACGCAAGGCGACGCCGCCCGTACCAGCGACCGAAGCCTCCGCGCCCGCGGCCCCGGTGGCCAAGCCGGCCGCGCCGGGCGTCGACAAGGAACTGGAAGAGCGGCGCAAGAAGGAAGCGCAGGAGCAAGAAGCCAAGGCCAAGGCCGAGGAAGAGCGCCTCGCCAAGGCACGTGCCGAGAACTGCACGCGTGCCAAGAACTACCAGCAGACGCTGGACAGCGGCATCCGCATCGCCCGCACCAATGAAAAGGGCGAGCGCGAAATCCTCGACGACGCGGCCCGCGCCAAGGAAGTCGAACGCGCGAAGCAGGTCATTGCGAGCGACTGCAAGTAG
- a CDS encoding LD-carboxypeptidase: protein MTVPAPVHTHAHDDHECGHGCQHDHDGPLSLTVFSAAGVIAKAATLRLAVKRLRAHGFDTQLDDSALAKSQRFAGDDATRLAALHRVAASGVSIAMSSRGGYGFTRLLDGVDYAALQRSIEAGTRWVGHSDFTALQLALLAHSKGAVTYAGPMANYDFGGESVDEVTEACFVEAMRGELEAVGFKTEAGFDGLDLKGTLWGGNLWMVCSLLGTRHMPRIKGGILFVEDVNEHPYRVERNLLHLHQAGVLDAQKAIVLGRFTDYKPSPLDRGYTLKTVVDYLRSVTSTPILTGLPFGHVPTKVTLPVGAKVQLVVQGRDVLMAW, encoded by the coding sequence TTGACCGTTCCAGCCCCCGTCCACACCCACGCTCACGACGACCACGAGTGTGGCCACGGCTGCCAGCACGACCACGACGGCCCCTTGTCGCTCACCGTTTTCTCGGCCGCCGGTGTCATCGCCAAGGCAGCCACGCTGCGGCTCGCCGTCAAGCGCCTGCGGGCCCACGGCTTCGACACGCAACTGGACGACAGCGCGCTGGCCAAGTCGCAGCGTTTTGCCGGCGACGATGCCACCCGCCTGGCGGCGTTGCACCGCGTCGCCGCGAGCGGCGTCTCGATCGCGATGTCCTCGCGCGGCGGCTACGGCTTCACCCGGCTGTTGGACGGCGTCGACTATGCTGCGCTGCAGCGCAGCATCGAGGCCGGCACCCGCTGGGTCGGCCACAGTGATTTCACGGCGCTGCAACTCGCCTTGTTGGCGCACAGCAAAGGCGCTGTCACCTATGCCGGCCCGATGGCCAACTACGATTTCGGCGGCGAAAGCGTCGACGAGGTCACCGAAGCCTGCTTTGTCGAAGCGATGCGCGGCGAACTCGAGGCGGTCGGGTTCAAGACCGAGGCCGGTTTCGACGGCCTCGACCTGAAGGGCACCTTGTGGGGCGGCAACCTCTGGATGGTCTGCTCGCTGCTCGGCACCCGGCACATGCCGCGCATCAAGGGCGGCATCCTGTTCGTCGAGGACGTCAACGAGCATCCCTACCGGGTGGAGCGCAACCTGCTGCACTTGCACCAGGCCGGTGTGCTCGATGCCCAGAAAGCCATCGTGCTCGGCCGTTTTACCGATTACAAACCTTCGCCGCTCGACCGCGGCTACACGCTCAAGACCGTCGTCGACTATTTGCGCAGCGTGACAAGCACGCCCATCCTGACGGGGCTGCCGTTCGGCCATGTGCCGACCAAGGTGACGCTGCCGGTGGGCGCCAAGGTGCAACTCGTCGTGCAGGGGCGGGACGTCTTGATGGCCTGGTAG
- a CDS encoding type II toxin-antitoxin system RatA family toxin, with the protein MKHVKKSVLLWYSAQEMYELVTRVSDYPKFLPWCEKAEVLAEADHEMTARLTLAYAGMRHAFTTRNTHDPGRSVVVTLVDGPFSLLEGNWRFNGLSGGASGPPACKVELDLRYAFSSGALQALVSPVFDRIANTLVDSFVRRAEQVYGPR; encoded by the coding sequence ATGAAGCACGTCAAGAAGTCCGTCCTGCTCTGGTACTCCGCGCAGGAAATGTACGAGCTGGTCACCCGGGTCAGCGACTATCCCAAGTTCCTGCCCTGGTGCGAGAAGGCGGAAGTGCTGGCGGAGGCCGACCACGAGATGACGGCCCGGCTCACGCTCGCCTATGCCGGCATGCGCCACGCGTTCACCACCCGCAACACGCACGATCCCGGGCGCAGTGTGGTGGTGACGCTGGTCGACGGCCCATTCTCGCTGCTGGAGGGCAATTGGCGTTTCAACGGCCTGAGCGGCGGCGCTTCGGGGCCGCCCGCATGCAAGGTCGAGCTCGACCTGCGCTACGCCTTCTCCAGCGGCGCGCTGCAAGCGCTCGTCAGCCCGGTGTTCGACCGCATCGCCAACACCCTGGTCGACTCCTTCGTGCGTCGCGCCGAGCAAGTCTATGGCCCCCGATGA
- the tadA gene encoding tRNA adenosine(34) deaminase TadA, which yields MKPEIAPADEYAMRIALDQAQNAWLVGEVPVGAVIMRQGTVIATGYNRPITEHDPTAHAEIVALRHAAQLLGNYRLPECELYVTLEPCAMCAMALMHARFKRVVFGALDPKTGAAGSVVDLFAQRQLNHHTQVIGGVLADACGDMLRRFFAERRALHKTRRAPATPAVFDDAAAPPDEPIPTGDASELTDPENYS from the coding sequence ATGAAACCGGAGATCGCGCCGGCCGACGAATACGCGATGCGCATCGCGCTCGACCAGGCGCAAAACGCCTGGCTGGTCGGCGAAGTGCCGGTGGGGGCGGTGATCATGCGCCAAGGCACGGTGATCGCCACTGGCTACAACCGCCCCATCACCGAACACGACCCCACCGCGCATGCCGAAATCGTCGCCTTGCGGCATGCGGCACAGCTGCTGGGCAACTACCGCTTGCCCGAGTGCGAGCTGTACGTGACGCTGGAGCCCTGCGCGATGTGCGCGATGGCGTTGATGCACGCCCGCTTCAAACGTGTGGTGTTCGGCGCGCTCGACCCCAAGACCGGCGCCGCCGGCTCGGTCGTCGACCTGTTCGCGCAGCGCCAGCTCAACCACCATACGCAGGTCATCGGCGGCGTGCTGGCCGACGCCTGCGGCGACATGCTGCGGCGCTTCTTCGCGGAGCGTCGTGCGCTGCACAAGACACGGCGCGCGCCGGCCACCCCGGCCGTCTTCGATGACGCCGCGGCGCCGCCCGACGAGCCCATCCCCACCGGCGATGCGAGTGAACTGACCGACCCGGAGAACTACTCTTGA